A single Arcobacter sp. FWKO B DNA region contains:
- a CDS encoding lysophospholipid acyltransferase family protein: MKKKVKYFINTVILPFILQLFVRVLYLLNKKVFHAPQQVPNEPILVAFWHGDLIMQPFTYKHIKKNGTIKTLISDHRDGETITKTVEYLGIDSIRGSSSKGGVKALLGAIKELKQGNDVAITPDGPRGPRHSVADGIVAIAQKSGAKIVIFNVIPTKYWQFNSWDKFTIPKPFGTIDFFISEPLDVSTLELQEAKDLIKNKMMIHTMKDEDEK; the protein is encoded by the coding sequence TTGAAAAAAAAAGTAAAATACTTTATTAATACTGTTATTTTGCCTTTTATCTTGCAATTATTTGTAAGGGTGCTGTACCTTCTAAATAAAAAAGTATTTCATGCACCACAACAAGTTCCAAATGAACCTATTTTAGTTGCTTTTTGGCATGGTGATTTAATAATGCAACCATTTACCTATAAACATATAAAAAAAAATGGAACAATCAAAACTTTAATAAGTGATCACAGAGATGGTGAAACAATAACAAAAACTGTAGAATATTTAGGAATAGATAGCATAAGAGGTTCTAGCTCTAAAGGGGGAGTAAAAGCCCTCTTAGGTGCGATAAAAGAGTTAAAACAAGGAAATGATGTAGCAATCACACCTGATGGTCCTAGAGGACCTAGACATAGTGTTGCTGATGGAATAGTTGCAATTGCACAAAAAAGTGGAGCTAAAATAGTCATTTTTAATGTCATACCTACAAAATATTGGCAATTTAACTCTTGGGATAAATTTACTATACCAAAACCTTTTGGTACAATAGATTTTTTCATAAGTGAGCCACTTGATGTAAGTACATTGGAACTTCAAGAAGCAAAAGATCTTATAAAAAACAAAATGATGATTCATACTATGAAGGATGAAGATGAAAAGTAG
- the miaB gene encoding tRNA (N6-isopentenyl adenosine(37)-C2)-methylthiotransferase MiaB — protein MSKKLFIQTLGCQMNSLDSEHLLSELKTHKGYTQTEDMNEADLIIINTCSVREKPVQKLFSELGSINKSKKTSAKIGVCGCTASHLGEEIIKKAPYVDFVLGARNISKIKDIVDKKGSVEVDINYDESNYTFGSNGHSLYKTSVNISIGCDKECTYCIVPFTRGDEISIPSDMIISQVQKAVDGGAKEVMLLGQNVNNYGKRFSDGSPKSSFTQLLKDISHIEGLERIRFTSPHPLHMDDEFITEFATNPKISKSIHMPLQSGSTKVLKDMKRGYSKEWFLNRATKIRELVPEVRISTDIIVGFPTETHEDFLDTIDVIEKVKFDQIFNFKYSPRPNTAALTLESIVSDEEASKRLEEVIELHKIHQEELMHKNIGKTIKVLFEELKAGGEVSGFSDNYIQVFVKGSEELLGQIVDVKITSASRTTLKGEVI, from the coding sequence ATGAGCAAAAAACTATTTATTCAAACTCTTGGATGCCAGATGAATTCACTTGATTCTGAGCATCTTTTGAGTGAATTAAAAACTCACAAAGGCTACACTCAAACTGAAGATATGAATGAAGCTGACTTAATAATCATCAATACTTGTTCGGTAAGAGAAAAACCTGTACAAAAGCTATTTTCAGAACTAGGTTCTATAAATAAATCAAAAAAAACTAGTGCTAAAATTGGAGTTTGTGGATGTACTGCAAGCCATTTAGGTGAAGAGATAATAAAAAAAGCTCCTTATGTGGACTTTGTATTAGGTGCAAGAAACATTTCTAAAATAAAAGATATTGTTGATAAAAAAGGCTCAGTTGAAGTTGATATAAATTATGACGAAAGTAATTATACCTTTGGCTCAAATGGTCACTCACTTTATAAAACAAGTGTAAATATCTCTATTGGCTGTGATAAAGAGTGTACTTATTGTATAGTACCTTTTACAAGGGGTGATGAGATATCAATACCAAGTGATATGATAATCTCTCAAGTACAAAAAGCTGTAGATGGCGGTGCAAAAGAAGTTATGCTCTTAGGGCAAAATGTAAATAACTATGGAAAAAGATTTAGTGATGGAAGCCCAAAATCTAGCTTTACTCAACTTTTAAAAGATATTAGTCACATAGAAGGTTTAGAAAGAATAAGATTTACTTCACCTCATCCTTTGCATATGGATGATGAATTTATAACAGAATTTGCAACTAATCCAAAGATTTCAAAATCTATCCATATGCCACTTCAAAGTGGAAGTACAAAAGTACTAAAAGATATGAAAAGAGGCTATTCTAAGGAGTGGTTTTTAAATCGTGCTACAAAAATAAGAGAACTTGTTCCTGAAGTTAGAATAAGCACTGATATTATAGTTGGTTTTCCAACTGAAACACATGAAGATTTTTTAGATACAATTGATGTGATAGAAAAAGTAAAATTTGATCAAATATTTAACTTCAAATATTCACCTCGTCCAAATACAGCAGCCCTTACTCTTGAGAGTATAGTAAGCGATGAAGAAGCATCAAAAAGACTTGAAGAAGTAATAGAACTCCACAAAATTCATCAAGAAGAGCTTATGCATAAAAATATAGGTAAAACTATAAAAGTCCTTTTTGAAGAGCTTAAAGCTGGTGGTGAAGTTTCAGGTTTTAGTGATAATTATATACAAGTATTTGTAAAGGGAAGTGAAGAGCTTTTGGGTCAAATAGTTGATGTTAAAATAACAAGTGCTTCAAGAACTACATTAAAAGGTGAAGTGATTTGA
- a CDS encoding HP0268 family nuclease → MEILLARTELSEKPKKVKLEKLKEGGDKIFYFDKDNSHKDMMAVVESFENDGYNAYFREVKFGLADDEFIYELHII, encoded by the coding sequence ATGGAAATATTATTAGCTAGAACAGAACTAAGCGAAAAACCAAAAAAAGTTAAATTAGAAAAACTAAAAGAAGGTGGAGATAAAATCTTTTATTTTGACAAAGATAACTCTCACAAAGATATGATGGCTGTAGTTGAAAGCTTTGAAAATGATGGCTACAATGCTTATTTTAGAGAAGTAAAATTTGGCTTAGCAGATGATGAGTTTATTTATGAACTTCATATTATTTAA
- the nusA gene encoding transcription termination factor NusA, whose amino-acid sequence MDKIIDIIDSIAYEKGLKVSDVEVALKDALIKTAKKMINPDLCFDAEIDRPRKRLKLFQKIEVVPNDSNLLENENKNFISLDEAKKVDSSLDVGDFLEYDLEFEHLGRNAATILHSNLEYNIQRYLEENLLTKYKDKVGKIVSGNITYIDKSENTYIEIGEVKGVLPRKNRIKGEHFKVGDVIKAVVKSVNIDKAKGLMVEISRTTPKFLEALLKLEVPELKDEKVIIEASARIPGERAKIALSTTEANVDPIGAVVGVKGVRINAVSSQLKGENIDCVEYSAVPEIFISRALSPAIVKSVQYIKPQNYNEKAKAIVTITADQKSKAIGKSGLNIRLASMLTKTDIEINEIEAVANANNDSSNINEERTKDTTSLEALFK is encoded by the coding sequence GTGGATAAAATTATAGATATAATAGATTCTATAGCTTATGAAAAAGGGCTAAAAGTAAGTGATGTTGAAGTAGCATTAAAAGATGCATTAATTAAGACTGCAAAAAAAATGATAAATCCTGATTTATGTTTTGATGCTGAAATAGATAGACCAAGAAAGAGATTAAAATTATTTCAAAAAATTGAAGTAGTTCCAAATGATAGCAATTTATTAGAAAATGAAAATAAAAATTTTATATCACTTGATGAAGCAAAAAAAGTTGATAGTTCTTTAGATGTTGGTGATTTTTTAGAATATGATTTAGAGTTTGAACATTTAGGAAGAAATGCAGCTACTATATTGCACTCAAATTTAGAATATAATATACAAAGATATCTTGAAGAAAATTTACTTACAAAATATAAAGATAAAGTTGGCAAGATAGTAAGTGGAAATATTACATATATTGATAAATCAGAAAATACTTACATAGAAATTGGTGAAGTAAAAGGTGTTCTTCCAAGAAAAAATAGAATAAAAGGGGAGCATTTTAAAGTTGGTGATGTTATAAAAGCAGTTGTAAAATCAGTAAATATTGATAAAGCAAAAGGGCTTATGGTTGAGATTTCAAGAACAACTCCTAAGTTTTTGGAAGCACTATTAAAGCTTGAAGTACCTGAGCTTAAAGATGAAAAAGTGATTATTGAAGCAAGTGCTAGAATACCTGGAGAAAGAGCTAAAATAGCCCTTTCAACAACAGAAGCAAATGTAGATCCAATAGGTGCAGTTGTTGGGGTAAAAGGTGTTAGAATAAATGCTGTAAGTTCTCAGCTAAAAGGTGAGAATATTGATTGTGTTGAGTATTCAGCAGTTCCTGAAATATTTATTTCTCGTGCACTGTCTCCTGCTATTGTAAAATCTGTACAATATATCAAGCCACAAAATTATAACGAAAAAGCAAAAGCAATAGTTACAATTACAGCTGATCAAAAAAGTAAAGCTATTGGGAAAAGCGGACTTAATATAAGACTTGCATCTATGCTTACAAAAACAGATATAGAAATAAATGAAATAGAAGCAGTTGCAAATGCTAATAATGACTCATCAAATATTAATGAAGAGAGAACAAAAGATACAACAAGCCTAGAGGCACTTTTTAAATAA
- the cysS gene encoding cysteine--tRNA ligase encodes MKPLYIYDSVKKQKVEFIPMDKNDVKIYICGPTVYDDAHLGHARSAIAFDLLHRVLLANGYSVTMAKNITDIDDKIIKKMDDTKQTLENITSLYTTSYKNDMNSLNILPNTIEPYATKNIEPMIDMINELLKKDIAYIIDDGVYFDVSKDSSYGSLSCKCEDDSQNISRIEQKQDKRNQKDFALWKFSKDGVKYEAPFGEGRPGWHIECSAMIAKHLSGNGEYHIDIHCGGADLLFPHHENEAAQTRCATNKELSKYWMHNGFVTINGEKMSKSLGNSFFVKDVLKSYHSEVIRFYMMSVHYRNDLSFNEIDLLSSKKRLDKIYRLKKRVLLSSDDEVKYEDSSIYLSLLEALNDDLNISVALSIVDEYISSINDSLDKKIKPNKHEITASFKIISDILGIGISDAYEYFQFGVSDDEKVKIEELISQRAVAKKEKDFSKADTIREELKNMSISIMDTPNGTVWEKE; translated from the coding sequence ATGAAACCTTTATATATATATGATTCTGTAAAAAAACAAAAAGTTGAATTTATCCCAATGGATAAAAATGATGTGAAAATATATATTTGTGGACCTACTGTATATGATGATGCACATTTAGGACACGCAAGAAGTGCAATAGCATTTGATTTGCTCCATCGTGTATTGCTTGCAAATGGTTATAGCGTAACTATGGCAAAAAATATTACAGATATAGATGATAAAATCATAAAAAAAATGGATGATACTAAACAAACTCTAGAAAATATAACCTCATTATACACAACTAGTTACAAAAATGATATGAATTCTCTTAATATTTTACCAAATACCATAGAACCATATGCTACAAAAAACATTGAGCCAATGATAGATATGATAAATGAGTTATTAAAAAAAGATATAGCATATATTATTGATGATGGTGTTTATTTTGATGTTTCAAAAGATAGCTCATATGGAAGTTTGAGCTGTAAATGTGAAGATGATAGCCAAAATATAAGTAGAATAGAACAAAAACAAGACAAAAGAAATCAAAAAGACTTTGCATTATGGAAGTTTTCTAAAGATGGTGTAAAATATGAAGCACCTTTTGGTGAGGGACGACCAGGATGGCATATAGAGTGTAGTGCAATGATAGCAAAGCATCTTAGTGGGAATGGAGAGTATCATATAGATATTCATTGTGGAGGGGCAGATTTGCTTTTTCCTCATCATGAAAATGAAGCTGCACAAACAAGATGTGCCACAAATAAAGAGCTTTCCAAATATTGGATGCATAATGGTTTTGTTACTATAAATGGTGAAAAGATGAGTAAGTCTTTGGGTAATTCTTTTTTTGTAAAAGATGTACTTAAATCATATCATAGTGAAGTTATAAGATTTTATATGATGAGTGTGCACTATAGAAATGACTTGTCATTTAATGAGATTGACTTATTATCATCTAAAAAAAGACTTGATAAAATCTATAGATTGAAAAAAAGAGTTTTATTATCATCTGATGATGAGGTAAAATATGAAGATTCATCTATCTATTTGTCTTTATTGGAAGCTTTAAATGATGATCTTAATATATCAGTTGCTCTTAGTATTGTTGATGAGTATATATCAAGTATAAATGATAGTTTAGATAAAAAAATTAAACCAAATAAACATGAAATAACCGCATCTTTTAAAATTATATCAGATATATTAGGTATAGGTATAAGTGACGCGTATGAATATTTCCAATTTGGTGTAAGTGATGACGAAAAAGTAAAAATAGAAGAGTTGATATCTCAAAGAGCAGTTGCAAAAAAAGAAAAAGATTTTTCAAAGGCTGATACTATTAGAGAAGAACTAAAAAATATGTCCATATCTATAATGGATACACCAAATGGAACAGTATGGGAGAAAGAATAA